A portion of the Pseudarthrobacter sp. L1SW genome contains these proteins:
- the hisC gene encoding histidinol-phosphate transaminase: MTSNQLLAGPETALPTLRGAVAGLPSYVPGRRGAGADVAALASNESHYDPLPAAVTAVAEAAGRMNRYPDMAAVELRERIARHLGVSLEEVAVGPGSVGVLQQIITGLCDAGDEVVFAWRSFEAYPILVELAGARPVRVPLDDAEGHDLDAMAAAVTDRTKVILLCTPSNPTGVPISHDHVEAFLDAVRSDVLVVIDEAYVEYADAGSGPDSLALYRRYPNVCVLRTFSKAYGLAGLRVGYAITTAAIAEGLRRTALPFAVSALAQQAAIASLDAGEEMAARVALVKQERARMAAELETQGWKLQPSQGNFVWIRADGDSLAMLVDAFDRADILVRAYPGDGVRITVAHHASNNRVLRVLAAHAASTTF; the protein is encoded by the coding sequence ATGACCAGTAATCAGCTCTTGGCCGGTCCCGAAACGGCGCTGCCCACCCTCCGTGGCGCCGTCGCCGGCCTTCCGTCGTACGTGCCGGGCCGGCGGGGCGCCGGTGCGGACGTCGCCGCCCTCGCCAGCAATGAAAGCCACTATGACCCGCTGCCCGCAGCCGTCACTGCGGTGGCCGAGGCGGCCGGCAGGATGAACCGCTACCCGGACATGGCCGCCGTCGAACTCCGCGAAAGGATCGCCCGGCACCTGGGCGTCTCCTTGGAGGAGGTGGCGGTGGGTCCCGGCAGCGTCGGCGTCCTCCAGCAGATCATCACCGGCCTGTGCGACGCCGGGGATGAAGTGGTCTTCGCGTGGCGCTCCTTCGAGGCCTACCCCATCCTGGTGGAGCTGGCGGGCGCCCGTCCGGTCCGCGTCCCGCTGGACGACGCCGAGGGCCACGACCTGGACGCGATGGCCGCCGCCGTCACCGACCGCACCAAGGTCATCCTGCTCTGCACGCCCAGCAATCCCACCGGCGTGCCGATCAGCCACGACCACGTCGAGGCCTTCCTGGACGCCGTCCGTTCCGACGTCCTGGTGGTGATCGACGAGGCCTACGTGGAGTACGCCGACGCCGGCAGCGGCCCCGACTCCCTGGCGCTCTACCGCCGGTACCCGAACGTGTGCGTCCTGCGGACCTTCTCCAAGGCTTACGGGCTTGCGGGCCTGCGGGTGGGCTACGCAATTACGACGGCGGCCATCGCCGAAGGTTTGCGCCGCACCGCCCTGCCCTTTGCCGTGAGCGCGCTGGCCCAGCAGGCGGCCATCGCGTCGCTGGACGCGGGGGAGGAGATGGCAGCGCGCGTTGCTTTGGTGAAGCAGGAGCGCGCCCGGATGGCCGCGGAGCTGGAGACGCAGGGCTGGAAGCTGCAGCCGAGCCAGGGCAACTTCGTGTGGATCCGCGCGGACGGCGACAGCCTGGCGATGCTGGTGGACGCGTTCGACCGCGCGGACATCCTGGTCCGCGCATACCCGGGCGACGGCGTGCGGATCACCGTGGCCCACCACGCCTCCAATAACCGCGTGCTCCGGGTCCTCGCAGCCCATGCGGCCTCGACAACTTTCTAA
- a CDS encoding amino acid permease, which produces MEQQTKTSARALGAALKPRQLTMMGLGSAIGAGLFIGSGAGIQAAGPAVLISYLVAGTLIILVMWALGEMAAANPDSGAFSVYTAKAYGPVAGATVGWLWWLQLVVVIAAEALGAAGLLATIFPALPVWLMAFVFIVVLTAVNLTSVKNFGEFEFWFALLKVAAIVGFLLVGAALLFGWLPGVQSPGLANFMGDGFAPGGFGGIATALFVVAFAFGGTEIVSVAAAETAEPARSVKKAVRTVLWRILVFYIGAIFIIAAVVPVGSAGLKSPFAAVLEAAGMPGAATAITLVAVAALLSALNANLYGASRMAFSLAERGEAPRWLASVSNARVPVVAVLASVAFGVVTVVLELVFPEMVLGVLLNIVGSTCLLVWTSALLAQLALRLRADRDGTELPLRMPGFPWLTVVGLVILAAIFTVGFIGEDSRPQLLSTFGLVALLAVANWLNHRGGRKVAGRIESSDREKEPVLVD; this is translated from the coding sequence ATGGAACAACAGACAAAGACGTCTGCCCGCGCCCTCGGCGCCGCCCTCAAACCCCGCCAGCTCACCATGATGGGGCTTGGCAGCGCCATCGGCGCGGGCCTCTTCATCGGCTCCGGCGCGGGCATCCAGGCCGCCGGCCCGGCCGTGCTGATCTCCTACCTCGTGGCCGGGACGCTCATCATCCTGGTGATGTGGGCGCTCGGCGAGATGGCCGCCGCCAACCCGGACAGCGGCGCCTTCTCCGTCTATACCGCGAAGGCCTACGGGCCGGTGGCCGGCGCCACGGTGGGCTGGCTCTGGTGGCTGCAGCTGGTGGTGGTCATCGCCGCGGAGGCGCTTGGTGCGGCCGGGCTGCTTGCCACCATATTCCCCGCGCTGCCGGTGTGGCTGATGGCGTTCGTGTTCATCGTGGTGCTGACCGCCGTGAACCTGACCAGCGTGAAGAACTTCGGCGAGTTCGAGTTCTGGTTCGCCCTGCTCAAGGTGGCGGCGATCGTCGGGTTCCTCCTGGTGGGCGCTGCGCTGCTCTTCGGCTGGCTGCCGGGTGTGCAGTCGCCGGGCCTGGCGAACTTCATGGGCGACGGCTTCGCCCCGGGCGGTTTCGGCGGGATCGCAACGGCCCTGTTTGTGGTGGCGTTCGCCTTCGGCGGCACCGAGATCGTGTCCGTCGCGGCAGCCGAGACGGCGGAGCCTGCCCGCAGCGTGAAGAAGGCTGTCCGGACCGTGCTGTGGCGCATCCTGGTGTTCTACATCGGTGCCATCTTCATCATCGCTGCCGTGGTTCCCGTGGGTTCGGCCGGGCTGAAGAGCCCGTTCGCCGCTGTCCTGGAAGCCGCCGGCATGCCCGGTGCCGCAACCGCCATCACCCTGGTTGCTGTCGCCGCACTGCTCTCCGCCCTCAACGCCAACCTCTACGGCGCCTCCCGGATGGCCTTCTCCCTGGCGGAGCGCGGTGAAGCGCCGCGTTGGCTCGCTTCCGTGTCCAACGCGCGGGTTCCCGTGGTCGCTGTCCTGGCCAGCGTTGCCTTCGGTGTTGTCACGGTTGTGCTGGAACTGGTGTTCCCCGAGATGGTCCTTGGCGTCCTGCTCAACATCGTGGGCTCCACCTGCCTGCTGGTGTGGACGTCCGCGCTCCTGGCCCAGCTCGCGCTGCGCCTCCGTGCCGACCGTGATGGGACGGAGCTTCCCCTGCGGATGCCCGGCTTCCCCTGGCTCACGGTGGTTGGCCTGGTCATCCTCGCGGCGATCTTCACGGTGGGCTTCATCGGCGAGGATTCGCGTCCCCAGCTGTTGAGCACCTTTGGACTCGTGGCGCTGCTGGCGGTGGCGAACTGGCTGAACCACCGTGGCGGCCGGAAGGTTGCGGGCCGGATTGAGTCTTCTGACCGTGAAAAGGAGCCGGTCCTCGTCGACTGA
- a CDS encoding glucose 1-dehydrogenase: MERVIDKVALVTGGARGIGAAVAARLHGEGAKVVIGDVLDEEGKETAQRMGSGALYVHLDVTSPQDWEAAVGAAVETFGGLNILVNNAGIVNFASIEDYTLDQWNAVIAVNLTGTFNGIKAAIPALKQSKGGSIINISSIAGIRGYEQIPGYTASKFGVRGLTKSAALDLGPHGIRVNSVHPGVISTPMTADIEFDMSHVALGRIGHPGEVADLVLYLASNESSFVTGAEFVIDGGDTAGTVTRQEQPYPPRDTAR, translated from the coding sequence ATGGAACGGGTCATCGACAAAGTAGCACTGGTCACCGGTGGCGCGCGCGGGATTGGAGCCGCCGTGGCGGCGCGGCTTCATGGCGAAGGGGCGAAGGTGGTCATTGGGGACGTCCTGGACGAGGAGGGTAAGGAGACCGCGCAGCGCATGGGCTCCGGGGCGCTCTACGTCCACCTTGATGTAACCAGTCCGCAGGACTGGGAGGCAGCGGTGGGTGCCGCCGTCGAAACGTTCGGGGGCCTCAATATTCTGGTGAACAATGCGGGCATCGTGAACTTCGCCTCCATCGAGGACTACACCTTGGATCAGTGGAATGCCGTCATCGCCGTCAACCTGACCGGCACCTTCAACGGGATCAAGGCCGCGATCCCGGCCCTGAAGCAGTCCAAGGGCGGGTCAATCATCAACATTTCCTCAATAGCCGGCATTCGCGGCTACGAGCAGATCCCCGGATACACGGCCTCGAAGTTCGGCGTGCGGGGACTGACCAAGAGCGCGGCGCTGGACTTGGGACCCCATGGCATCAGGGTCAACTCGGTCCATCCCGGAGTCATCTCAACCCCGATGACGGCCGACATCGAGTTCGACATGAGCCATGTGGCACTGGGCCGCATAGGTCATCCGGGGGAGGTCGCGGACCTGGTTTTGTACCTGGCTTCCAACGAATCGTCGTTCGTGACCGGAGCCGAATTCGTCATCGATGGTGGTGACACCGCGGGGACGGTCACCCGGCAGGAGCAGCCGTACCCTCCACGCGATACGGCTCGGTAA
- a CDS encoding universal stress protein has translation MTSTGPFVIVVGFDGSGHSQAALDWAIDEARQRNGQLRLVTAWNKPPLAWYPAVLETAAGEIAAEESPEQIARMVQGEALKAAADGGVTAEGQLVDTHSPASAILDAAKDADLVVVGSRGHGGFPGLHLGSVSTQVVNHAQCPVLVVHSQA, from the coding sequence ATGACCAGCACCGGTCCGTTCGTGATTGTTGTGGGTTTTGACGGTTCCGGACATTCCCAGGCAGCACTGGACTGGGCCATCGATGAGGCACGGCAGCGTAACGGCCAACTCCGCCTCGTCACCGCCTGGAACAAGCCGCCGCTGGCGTGGTATCCGGCTGTTCTGGAAACGGCTGCAGGTGAAATTGCCGCCGAAGAGTCTCCGGAGCAGATCGCGCGGATGGTCCAGGGCGAGGCGCTGAAGGCCGCCGCAGACGGCGGCGTGACCGCTGAAGGTCAGCTCGTTGACACCCATTCACCGGCGTCGGCGATTCTCGACGCTGCCAAAGACGCTGATCTTGTTGTCGTTGGCTCCCGGGGCCACGGGGGATTTCCCGGGCTGCACCTGGGCTCCGTCTCGACTCAGGTGGTCAACCACGCACAATGTCCTGTCCTGGTGGTCCATTCCCAGGCGTGA
- a CDS encoding APC family permease, with amino-acid sequence MYCQTTRLPGASGDGLVSPLSIIFRGSSAFSRAEGERHSSSDHRHGGLASGQPFFNDINPRRTVPRAIMLVALIGGGIFVAVSYVTQLVHPGGVFEDSAAAASSIALQIGGQLFGAVFLAGLVVAQFASGLAAQASASRLLYAMGRDSVLPKAVFGRLSEKFHTPVANLVITGIVGLIALFLDVATSTSFINFGAFTAFTLVNASVVFHYVRQRRAGQQLNPVSYVVVPMIGAIICAYLLSQLDSNAITLGVSWLALGIVVLALITRGFKAAPPEMTATEKATVEAAA; translated from the coding sequence ATGTACTGCCAAACCACGCGGCTACCGGGAGCCTCCGGCGACGGGCTGGTCAGCCCGTTGTCGATCATTTTCCGGGGATCTTCTGCTTTTTCGCGTGCCGAGGGAGAGCGGCATTCGAGTTCTGACCATCGTCACGGGGGACTGGCCAGCGGGCAGCCGTTCTTCAACGACATCAACCCGCGCCGGACCGTGCCGCGCGCCATCATGCTCGTGGCCCTGATCGGCGGCGGCATCTTCGTGGCGGTGTCCTACGTGACCCAGCTGGTGCACCCGGGCGGCGTGTTCGAGGACTCGGCCGCCGCGGCCAGTTCCATCGCGCTGCAGATCGGCGGGCAGCTGTTCGGTGCCGTGTTCCTGGCCGGCCTGGTGGTGGCGCAGTTCGCCTCCGGCCTCGCCGCGCAGGCCAGCGCCTCCCGCCTGCTGTACGCGATGGGCCGCGACTCCGTCCTGCCCAAGGCCGTCTTCGGCCGGCTCAGCGAGAAGTTCCACACCCCGGTCGCGAACCTGGTGATCACCGGCATCGTGGGCCTGATCGCGCTCTTCCTGGACGTGGCCACGTCGACATCGTTCATCAACTTCGGTGCCTTCACCGCCTTCACGCTGGTGAACGCCTCAGTGGTGTTCCACTACGTGCGTCAGCGCCGGGCCGGGCAGCAGCTGAACCCGGTGTCCTACGTGGTGGTCCCGATGATCGGCGCGATCATCTGCGCCTACCTGCTCTCCCAGCTGGACAGCAACGCCATTACGCTGGGGGTGTCCTGGTTGGCGCTAGGAATCGTGGTCCTGGCCCTGATCACACGCGGCTTCAAGGCGGCGCCGCCGGAGATGACGGCCACGGAGAAGGCAACGGTCGAGGCTGCCGCCTGA
- a CDS encoding carbon-nitrogen hydrolase family protein, which translates to MKIALGQLESGADIQANLAAIDRFAADAARDGAALVAFPEYATYEKKKVDATFPAVAEPLDGPVCQALAATARRHRIALVAGVVETSDEPGRAYNTLVAFGPDGGRLAFYRKIHLFDAQGFGESEFIKPGPSTDPVVFEHGGVRFGLMTCYDLRFPELARSLADAGAQVLLVCSSWVPGEHKTEQWLALNAARAIENSVYVAGVCQAPPVSVGRSVLVDPMGVVEADLGLEPGVRSVEVSMETVDRVRASFPMFRQRRL; encoded by the coding sequence GTGAAGATAGCGCTGGGGCAGCTGGAGTCGGGCGCCGACATCCAGGCCAACCTAGCCGCGATCGACCGGTTTGCCGCCGATGCAGCGCGCGACGGCGCCGCGCTGGTCGCCTTCCCGGAGTACGCCACCTACGAGAAGAAGAAGGTGGACGCGACGTTCCCGGCGGTGGCCGAGCCGCTGGACGGCCCCGTTTGTCAGGCACTCGCCGCCACTGCCCGCCGCCACCGCATCGCGCTGGTGGCGGGCGTCGTGGAGACGTCGGACGAGCCGGGCCGGGCGTACAACACTTTGGTCGCGTTCGGGCCCGACGGCGGCCGGCTGGCTTTCTATCGGAAGATCCACCTTTTCGACGCGCAAGGGTTCGGGGAGTCCGAGTTCATCAAGCCGGGCCCGTCCACTGACCCGGTGGTGTTCGAGCACGGGGGAGTGCGGTTTGGGCTGATGACCTGCTACGACCTGCGGTTCCCGGAGCTGGCAAGGTCACTGGCCGACGCCGGCGCGCAGGTCCTGCTGGTCTGCTCGTCCTGGGTGCCGGGCGAGCACAAGACCGAGCAGTGGCTGGCGCTGAACGCGGCGCGCGCCATCGAGAACAGCGTGTACGTGGCGGGCGTGTGCCAGGCGCCGCCGGTATCTGTGGGCCGGAGCGTGCTTGTGGATCCCATGGGTGTTGTCGAGGCTGACCTTGGGCTGGAGCCGGGGGTGCGTTCTGTGGAGGTTTCGATGGAAACGGTGGACCGGGTGCGGGCATCGTTTCCGATGTTCCGGCAGCGACGGTTGTAG